The following proteins are encoded in a genomic region of Populus nigra chromosome 16, ddPopNigr1.1, whole genome shotgun sequence:
- the LOC133675656 gene encoding uncharacterized protein LOC133675656, translating into MFGRVRASSSSPDCLERPSSKILKDDTLSIYEATLMKLKLGSQRDQSSPFEETVEMESESSTTSASSFVESNNTSTTALKSLQHVITSPDEEVMTIDSDSSSASDQLSFSAMQSTGDSKDQRGRNVSVLYLFSKYNYSRQALTPFGEAMLIASNCSASTYASSSNSQSLGISKEQYSEHEHLSSSSACQM; encoded by the exons ATGTTTGGGAGAGTAagggcttcttcttcttcaccagACTGCTTGGAGAGACCGTCTTCCAAGATCCTCAAAGACGACACTCTCTCTATCTACG AGGCTACATTAATGAAGCTTAAACTAGGTTCTCAGCGTGATCAAAGCTCACCCTTTGAGGAGACTGTGGAAATGGAAAGTGAGAGTAGCACTACAAGTGCTTCAAGTTTCGTGGAGTCCAATAATACCTCAACAACTGCCTTGAAAAGCTTACAGCATGTTATAACCTCACCCGATGAGGAGGTGATGACAATAGATTCAGATAGTTCTTCTGCCAGTGATCAGTTAAGTTTTAGTGCTATGCAATCTACAGGTGACTCAAAAGATCAGCGGGGTAGGAATGTTTCAGTGCTTTATCTTTTTTCCAAATATAATTATTCTCGACAAGCATTAACTCCTTTTGGAGAGGCAATGCTGATAGCAAGCAATTGTTCTGCGAGTACTTATGCTAGTTCTAGCAACTCTCAATCTCTGGGCATCTCAAAAGAGCAATATTCTGAACATGAACATCTTAGTTCCTCTTCTGCTTGTCAGATGTAG
- the LOC133676082 gene encoding GRAS family protein RAD1-like, producing the protein MAHSFLSGEFNDENISETSGLDLSLSAMACYPRPPYLPTFDSNAVSWILPFSDDTRDAKRMRRSSSLVESIRSNNSSLYSGGSSICRSISTNILNSIPKLHFRDHIWTYTQRYLAAEAVEEAASEAMINADEGGNEEEGNADGMRLVQLLIACAEAVACRDKSHASALLSELRSNALVFGSSFQRVASCFVQGLTDRLSLVQPLGAVGFVPTMNIMDIASDKKEEALRLVYEICPHIRFGHFVANNAILEAFEGESFVHVVDLGMTLGLSHGHQWRRLIESLAERAGKAPSRLRITGVGLCVDRFRIIGDELKEYAKDMGINLEFSAVESNLENLRPEDIKINEGEVLVVNSILQLHCVVKESRGALNSVLQIVHELSPKVLVLVEQDSSHNGPFFLGRFMEALHYYSAIFDSLDAMLPKYDTRRAKMEQFYFAEEIKNIVSCEGPARVERHERVYQWRRRMSRAGFQAAPIKMMAQAKQWLVKNKVCDGYTVVEEKGCLVLGWKSKPIIAASCWKC; encoded by the coding sequence atggcTCATAGTTTCTTGTCAGGGGAGTTCAATGATGAAAACATAAGTGAAACGAGTGGCCTTGATCTCAGTCTTTCAGCTATGGCTTGCTACCCGCGCCCCCCTTATTTGCCAACATTTGATAGCAATGCCGTTTCATGGATCCTTCCTTTTTCGGATGACACCAGAGATGCTAAGAGGATGAGACGATCCTCGAGTCTGGTTGAATCCATAAGAAGTAATAATAGCAGCCTTTATAGTGGTGGAAGCAGCATTTGCCGCAGCATTAGCACTAATATCTTGAATAGCATCCCTAAGCTTCATTTCAGAGATCACATATGGACTTATACGCAAAGATATCTTGCAGCTGAGGCTGTCGAGGAGGCAGCATCAGAAGCGATGATCAATGCTGATGAAGgtggaaatgaagaagaagggAATGCTGATGGAATGAGACTTGTTCAGCTTCTAATTGCTTGTGCTGAAGCTGTGGCATGTCGTGACAAGTCACATGCCTCAGCCTTGTTATCTGAGCTCCGATCTAATGCTTTGGTATTTGGCTCTTCTTTCCAACGCGTGGCTTCTTGCTTCGTCCAAGGCCTTACCGACAGGCTCTCTCTTGTTCAACCACTAGGGGCGGTTGGTTTTGTTCCCACGATGAACATAATGGACATTGCCTCGGATAAGAAGGAAGAAGCTTTACGCCTTGTTTATGAAATTTGCCCACATATTCGGTTCGGTCACTTTGTTGCCAATAATGCTATTTTGGAAGCCTTTGAGGGAGAGAGTTTTGTTCATGTGGTGGACCTAGGAATGACACTTGGATTATCACACGGTCACCAATGGCGCCGGCTTATTGAAAGCCTCGCCGAACGTGCTGGAAAAGCACCCAGCCGCCTTCGAATAACTGGTGTTGGCCTTTGCGTTGATAGATTCCGGATCATCGGTGATGAACTCAAGGAATATGCAAAAGACATGGGAATCAATTTAGAGTTCTCAGCTGTGGAAAGCAACTTGGAAAACTTAAGGCCTGAAGACATCAAAATCAATGAAGGTGAAGTTCTAGTAGTCAACAGCATTCTTCAACTCCATTGCGTGGTTAAAGAAAGTAGGGGAGCTCTGAATTCTGTCCTGCAGATTGTTCATGAGCTCTCGCCAAAGGTTCTTGTTCTAGTTGAACAAGATTCAAGCCACAACGGTCCATTTTTTCTAGGAAGATTCATGGAGGCACTGCATTACTATTCCGCGATTTTTGACTCCTTGGACGCCATGCTGCCCAAATACGACACCAGGAGAGCCAAGATGGAGCAGTTTTATTTCGCAGAGGAGATAAAGAACATTGTGAGCTGTGAGGGGCCAGCAAGGGTAGAGCGGCATGAGAGGGTGTATCAGTGGCGCAGGAGGATGAGCCGAGCAGGATTTCAGGCTGCCCCCATTAAGATGATGGCTCAGGCAAAGCAATGGCTGGTGAAGAATAAGGTTTGTGATGGATACACAGTTGTTGAAGAGAAAGGGTGCTTGGTTCTTGGCTGGAAATCGAAGCCTATAATTGCAGCTTCTTGCTGGAAATGCTAA